A genomic segment from Micropterus dolomieu isolate WLL.071019.BEF.003 ecotype Adirondacks linkage group LG03, ASM2129224v1, whole genome shotgun sequence encodes:
- the mc2r gene encoding adrenocorticotropic hormone receptor: MNATAVNQSDCPEVKVPVPLFFTIGVVSLAENLLVVVAIIRNRNLHSPMYCFICSLAAFNTIASLTKTWENLMIVFSDVGHLEKKGSSEKNLDDVMDSLLCMSFVGSISSFLAIAMERYITIFYALRYHNIMTMRRTGAILGVIWTTCGVSAVLMVRFFDSKFIMICFVVFFVLSLAIICFLYVYMFMLARIHARKIAALPTSSRGKCQQQRWRGSSMRGALTLTILFGAFVVCWAPFFLHLIIIMVCPMNPYCECYRSLFQLHVVLLMSHALIDPAIYAFRSAELRHTFRKMLLCSDWKWYT; encoded by the exons atgaacGCTACAGCAGTAAACCAGTCAGACTGCCCCGAAGTGAAGGTCCCCGTCCCCCTTTTCTTCACCATTGGTGTTGTAAGCCTAGCTGAAAACCTGCTGGTTGTGGTGGCCATTATTCGGAACAGGAATCTCCACTCGCCCATGTACTGCTTCATCTGCAGCCTGGCGGCTTTCAACACCATAGCCAGCCTCACCAAAACCTGGGAGAACCTAATGATCGTATTTTCCGACGTGGGACACCTGGAGAAGAAAGGTTCCTCGGAGAAAAATCTGGACGATGTGATGGACTCCCTGCTGTGTATGTCGTTTGTGGGCTCCATTTCCAGTTTCCTGGCTATTGCCATGGAGCG TTACATCACCATCTTCTATGCTCTTCGATACCACAACATTATGACGATGCGGCGCACAGGAGCCATCTTGGGTGTCATCTGGACAACATGTGGAGTGTCAGCCGTGCTCATGGTGAGGTTCTTCGACTCCAAATTCATCATGATCTGCTTCGTTGTCTTCTTTGTCCTCTCCTTGGCGATTATCTGCTTCCTCTATGTCTACATGTTTATGCTGGCACGCATCCATGCCAGGAAAATTGCTGCTCTGCCCACCAGCAGCAGGGGGAAGTGTCAGCAGCAACGGTGGAGGGGCAGCAGCATGAGAGGGGCCCTGACTCTCACCATCCTATTTGGAGCATTTGTGGTGTGTTGGGCGCCATTTTTCCTGcatctcatcatcatcatggtgTGTCCTATGAACCCGTACTGTGAGTGTTACCGATCACTGTTCCAGCTTCATGTGGTGCTGTTGATGAGCCACGCCCTCATCGACCCGGCCATCTACGCCTTCCGCAGCGCTGAGCTCAGACACACCTTCAGGAAGATGTTGCTTTGTTCAGACTGGAAGTGGTACACATAG